Part of the Bacillus andreraoultii genome is shown below.
ATATTGAAGTAAAGACCATTCATTATCATCCGGATAATACGATTTGTGATTGTTGTCAGTGTCAGATGACTGAAATAGGTACGACAATTGTCCGTGAAGAGGCTGAATTCATACCTGCAAGAATGGAAAAAATTCAACATATTGAACATGCATATGAATGTAGAAACTGCAAAGCCGATTTATCCCAAAAGGCACAAATTAAACGTGGCAAATCACCTCAGCCTCCGATTCAACGAAGCATTGCTGGTCCGAGTGTTCTTGCCAAGGTTATTTATGATAAATTCGTTCAATACTTACCCCTTTACCGGCAAGTAAAGGAATGGGATCGTTATGGATTAAATACAAATGATAAAAATCTTTCTAATTGGGTTATTCGGGCATCACATGACTGGCTTTTGCCTATATATGAGCGAATGAAAAACATCATGCTAAAAAAGTCCATTTTACACGTCGATGAAACTTATGGACAAGTTATCAATCGATCGGATGGAAAACCTGGCCAATCTAACGCTTATAACTGGGTTTATCGAAGTGTACCTAGTCAAGGTCCAACTATCGTTCTGTTTCAAAGTTCATTATCACGAGCTCGATCTGTTCTTGAAGGCTTTATTGAAAATTATTCAGGAACGATTGTCTGTGATGGTTACTCAGCATATGACAAAATTGAAGGGATTACCTTTGCCAATTGTTGGGCTCATGTTAGACGTTATTGGTTAAAAGCAGACAGTAAAAACGGACGAATTGGTGTAAAATACTGCGATGATTTATTTCGCCTTGAAAGGGAATTTAAGCACTTATCCCCAAGTAAACGAAGGAAAAATCGCAAAAAGTACTCGAAACCGTTAGTTGATAAGTTTCTTTCCTGGGTTGAAAAATCACCATTTTACGGGAAAAATGCACTCGCTAAAGCAGCTGAATACACGCTAAATAGAGCGAACGGATTAAAAGCATTCTTGAATGATGGCCGAATAGAGATTGATAACAATCCCGCCGAAAATGCCATCCGCCCGAATGTAATTGGTCGAAAAAACTGGTTATTTTCCGTGAGCGAAGCTGGTGCAAAAGCAAACGCAATCTGCCTTAGTATCGCAGAAACAGCTAAAGCGAATGGGATAGATTTCTACCAGTATCTAGTAAGGATACTGAAAGAACTACCAAATTTGGATATCCATAGAAACCCAGAAATTATAAACAACTATTTGCCTTGGTCAAAAACAATCCAAGCAGAATGTGTAAAATAACCGTAAATCTGATAAAAAAATCATGGTTTTACGGTTATTTGTAGTACGTACCATTAAGGTGCGTTTATTTTTTTATTTCGGGCTTACGTTTCAACTACACCTGTGGAGTAATATGTTAAAAGAAAACAGCCAGCACTATAAAATGCTGGCTTGTTGCAATGCATGAGACAAGTGAATAATAGATTTGGACTATATAATATTATTATAATTGTTCTATCTATTCAGCATACCATGTTTTCTTTTATCAGCATTTCTAATATCATTGCTAGTTATAATAGGTTTTATCCTTTCTCTTGTTCTTTCGTGGATAAAATCTTCTTTAAATCCTAATTCTTTTAGTAAATAGAATTCTAGTATGTTACGTAGGATATGGAAAGCAGTTAGTAGATCTTCTCCTTTAAGAGCTTTATCTTCTAGTTTCTGATTATAGTGTGTGTAATAATTTCTTGTTTTAGCAATTAACTGAGGAAATTCAATAAAATTGAATTCTCCGGTGTGAAAGAAGAATCTATAGTCTGCTATTAGTAAATCAGCCAGACGACTTCTTAATACAACAAAGTTTCTGCATCCGTCTAGTAAAAACTTTCTATCTTGTTTCCGAAAGGCTTCAGGTCTTACTTCTAATAACTTTTCTACTCTTTCTTTATAATCATGAAGAGAATAAGCAATCCTACGAGAATGGTAGGTTTCTAATGCTTGTACCATGTTCAAGAAATGCCGACTAACTGATAAGTTTTTATTGTATAAACTGTCAATATAGAGTTCTATTATGGGTTCCATTATAGTTGATACCTCTTGCCATTGTGAGAAATTTGCTTGTTTCAGCTCACTCAAGCTAAAAAGGTAATCATGTTTTATTAACCGCTCATTATTATTTTCACCTTTTAAAGCGTGTTTATGAGCGTGAATAACTTCTAACGGCAGAATATGTTTCTCATGATCTTCAAATTCATAATAAATATCGGGACTTTCAACGATCATCGAGTCGTAGCTTAGAGGGACACCTACAGCTATCTCGATAAGTCTTTTCATTTGGTCGGCTATTTTCATAAACCATTCTAATTTTTGAATTGATTGTGCTTCAATTATAAGATGTGGGGTTTGCTTTAATGTTAATTCCTCTTTCATGAGGTAAAACGGATCACTGAAGCTCAAATAGTAGGATATACTGTAAACTCCATTAGAGAAGATTTCAATAGGCTCTACAATTTTTAAATCTATAAGAGAATCCCCTCTTTTGTCTAAATCGGGTCTTACGTAGTTTGATACATC
Proteins encoded:
- the tnpC gene encoding IS66 family transposase, coding for MVNASSNNQNQYEKLIRLLEEQLAHSNQQNEALSKQIESLTEQVRYLTKLLYGSKTEKTKYNAHDDKQISLFEDDSSFNESEHTEEQSQQTISYTVVRKVQNKKRNDSLHENIEVKTIHYHPDNTICDCCQCQMTEIGTTIVREEAEFIPARMEKIQHIEHAYECRNCKADLSQKAQIKRGKSPQPPIQRSIAGPSVLAKVIYDKFVQYLPLYRQVKEWDRYGLNTNDKNLSNWVIRASHDWLLPIYERMKNIMLKKSILHVDETYGQVINRSDGKPGQSNAYNWVYRSVPSQGPTIVLFQSSLSRARSVLEGFIENYSGTIVCDGYSAYDKIEGITFANCWAHVRRYWLKADSKNGRIGVKYCDDLFRLEREFKHLSPSKRRKNRKKYSKPLVDKFLSWVEKSPFYGKNALAKAAEYTLNRANGLKAFLNDGRIEIDNNPAENAIRPNVIGRKNWLFSVSEAGAKANAICLSIAETAKANGIDFYQYLVRILKELPNLDIHRNPEIINNYLPWSKTIQAECVK
- a CDS encoding ApeA N-terminal domain 1-containing protein translates to MKLNLSATGFWKIINTGKKYTGDLYLNEDKGGIVLYIRIPNNGPIMSYLELPLEIPFITGSTINGAKITLVNCSRISTKSRIGTEEVFGYKAQFMFNGVNFNKEEDIRFSKMTISIPGIIQWGDVSNYVRPDLDKRGDSLIDLKIVEPIEIFSNGVYSISYYLSFSDPFYLMKEELTLKQTPHLIIEAQSIQKLEWFMKIADQMKRLIEIAVGVPLSYDSMIVESPDIYYEFEDHEKHILPLEVIHAHKHALKGENNNERLIKHDYLFSLSELKQANFSQWQEVSTIMEPIIELYIDSLYNKNLSVSRHFLNMVQALETYHSRRIAYSLHDYKERVEKLLEVRPEAFRKQDRKFLLDGCRNFVVLRSRLADLLIADYRFFFHTGEFNFIEFPQLIAKTRNYYTHYNQKLEDKALKGEDLLTAFHILRNILEFYLLKELGFKEDFIHERTRERIKPIITSNDIRNADKRKHGMLNR